GTACTACTGCCGAAGAGAAGGCTAAAGTCCTCCAATACTGTTCTTTTACCAACAGTGAGCTCCCTGGCGCCTTTCGCCCTATAATTGCTCCCCGTGTCTTTGGCGCTCCCTATGATGAGCAAGCTGCTAAGGAAGCTGAAACTGCCATTGCTTTGATTTTCGCCCGTTTTGATGAGGAATTGGCTTCTAAGACCTACTTGGTTGGTTCTCGTCTTACTTTGGCTGATATCTTCTTTACATGCTTCTTGAAGTTCGGTGCTACCTACGTTCTTACCAAGTCTTATTTGGCCAAGTACACCCATATTTATCGTTATTACCAAACCATATACCACCAAGCTAAGTTGGATGCCATTACTGAACCtcttaaatttattgaCCAACCTCTTCCTATTATAAAGGCTGAGAATAAGGAGGCTGCTCCTGCTAAGAAGGCcgaaaagaagaaggatgagaagaagaagaatgcTCCCAAACCTCAAGCCGAGGCTCCCGCTAAGCCCCCCAAGCACCCCCTTGCTTCTGCTCCTAATGGATCTTTTGACATCGAAGAGTACAAGCGTGTCTACAGTAACCAAGACACTCGTAGTGGAGCTCTTCCTTGGTTCTTTGAGCACTTTGATCCCGAGAACTACTCCGTTTGGAAGGTTGATTACAGCTACCCCGAAGATTTGAAGCAACCAGTCTTCATGACCAACAATCTTATTGGTGGTTTCTTCCAACGTTTAGAAGCTTCTCGTAAGTACATCTTTGGATGCTGCGTAGTTATTGGCGAGAACGGTGACAACACCATTACTGGTGCTTTTGTCATTAAGGGACATGACTATGTTCCTGCTTTTGATGTTGCTCCAGATTGGGGATCTTATACCTTCACCAAGCTCGACATTAACAAGCCCGAGGACAAGGCTTTCATTGAAGACGCTTGGGCCTGGGACAAGCCTATTGAGGGACGTGAGGTCGCTGACGGCAAGGTCTGCAAGTAAAAATGTTTGGGTGAAATGGATAAGGTAGGTTTGTTGGGAAGGCAATCCCTAttgtttattgataattcCAAGATTGAGTTTGTTTTAGCCTTAGAAAATGATTgattttacatttcaaaaagagTAGACATTGTGTATGtttgcttattttttgaattcctcccttttttttcaattctcAAATGTGTATAAGGTTTGCTATTTGTGAAAAATCGTTAGCTCGCtttattgtaaataaagtCCACGTATGTTTGACCATAGTAGTATTCGTTTCCAAAGCAGTTCTTGGAATTTTAGTAGACGGCTAGGCGATTGTTTGTACATGCATTGCAAAGTGCACCACCCATCGTCAGCAATATTTGCAGTCGTTCTTGATATTTCCAGCTAAAGCATAACTGCATCAATATATCAGTCGGTTAGATACATGTAGCGTCTACCATGCACAGAAGCAGTTGATCTGCAAATCCGACCAATATCAAGTTATGGGCTAAGTGAAAATTACAAACTCAAAGGTGAGCACAAGTGAAGCAAATGAAACCAAGCTAGTCGATGCAAGTGAAgttcatttcttttctttgcaCAAGAATTGATTTTGCGTAAAAATAACGATCTCACTGCTACACAATGAACCTGTCTTTTTACGAAGTTTGCGGCTACAGCGTTCCAATCAGCGGTGAAATAATTCACCCAAAAAGATGCAATTTTTAGCGTAGTGATTGAATATGAGAAATCGACGTTTACATCAACATGAGGTAAATAGATAGCGTAGTAGTGGTTGAGAGGGTATTTCTACGCTCGATCCTTCCTATATATTAAGCAGGACCATGTTGTTGCGATTCTTTATTAACCAACCACGATTCATACAATTCACATTTCtacgaaataaaaaagacagGATTCTAGGGCTGCAATTAGGAAAACAACCGTTCAGAATGAGTAGTAGTTCAGGCTTAAAGCAGCAAGGGCTTGcacaaaagaagaaatttcagCTGGAGTTTGACCCTTCGTCTGTTTCGAAAAATGGAACGAAAACAGAAGCCAAGGTGGTTGGTACGGAATTTGGCGTATTACTAGTTCGTGCTCGAAACACCTACTTTGCGACGGCTGGAAAGTGCAGCCATTATGGTGCTCCCTTAGCCAAAGGTGTGGTTACGTCGGACGGCCATATTGTGTGTCCTTGGCACGGTGCCTGTTTCAATGCAGCAACTGGAGACGTGGAAGACACGCCTGCCATTGCTGCGTTACGTACCTTTCCTGTTACTGAGGAGGGCGATGGTAGCCTCTGGATTGAAGTGGAGGACAAGAACGACAATGGTGCCTCTGTTTTGCAACCTGAAGGCTGCTGGAGAAATAAGGCCACCGAAGTGTACAACAAGGGTAGCGTTGAGACTGAAGTGACGGCGCCTCACGTCTGTATTATCGGCGGTGGAAAGGGTGCCTCAGTTGCAGCAGAATACCTTCGCGAGAAGAACTTCAAAGGAAAGATTACCATCTTTACCCGGGAAGACGAAGTCCCCTACGATCGTCCTAAACTATCTAAATCCTTACTTCATGACATTTCCAAACTTGCTTTACGTTCTAAAGAATACTATGATGATCTTGATATATCTTTCCATTTCAACACTGACGTTACCAAGATTGATTTGGCcgagaaaaaaatttactgtGGTTCAGATGAAAAGCCCACAGAGTCATATACGAAGTTGATTTTGGCTACTGGAGGCGAGCCGAACAAACTCCCTATTCCTGGCTTGGATTCGAAGAATGTATACCTGTTGCGCTCTATCGCCGATGCATCCAAACTCGCTGCCGTCACTACCGAAGCTGGTGACAAAAAGAACATTGTCATTATTGGAAGTAGCTTCATTGGTTTGGAGCTCGCAGTCGTGCTGAAAGACCATAATGTCTCGGTGATTGGAATGGAGTCGATTCCCTTTGAAAAGGTTATGGGTAAAGAAGTTGGTACTGCACTTAAAGCTTTGCACGAGCAAAATGGTATCGCCTTTTACTTGGAGAACAGCATTAAAGAGGTGAAGACTTCTTCCAATGACTCATCTAAAGCCGAACACATTGTGTTGAAAGACGGACAAAGTATACCCGCCGACGTAGTTATCTTGGCTGCTGGTGTAAAACCCAATCTTCGCTATTTGGGTAATGCCGTTTCTCTCGAAAAAGATGGTGGTGTCAAGGTCGATGAGCATTGTCGTGTTCTAGGTGCCGAAGACGTGTACGCAGTAGGAGACATTGCACATGCTCCATTTGCCGGTTTACCTTCATCAGGAGAAAAGTCGCACACACGAATTGAGCATTGGGATGTCGCCGGTAATTTGGGAAGAGTCGCGGCTGACCATATTTTGTTTGGTAACAAAGCTGGCTATACGACGAAATCATTCACCCCATACTTTTGGTCTGCCCAAGGAAAGCAACTACGCTATTGCGGAAACAATGCTGCTGAAGGTTTTGATGATGTGGTCATTCAGGGCTCCCTCTCCGACTATAAGTTTGCTTGCTTTTTTACCAAGGGTGAAAAAGTCGTTGGAGTTTGTAGCATTATGAAGGATCCTGTCGTCTCTCAATGCGCAAGACTTTTCATCAAAGATGCAATGCCCAGCAAATCTCAGCTAAAGGAAAACTTTGATGTGTTGTCCATTCCTTTGTAATTAAAATGTTCcttctttgaattttttatttctacGAACACGAAATGTTTGTGAGAATCGATTGATGCATTAATGTCGGTTTTGGCGAATAGAATGAGCGGCACTGAGAAGATGCAATGATACTCTATGTTTTATTGATGATACAATTTATGAGACTTGAAATGAAATCaatcaattaataatattctACTTCATTAATGTCTCGCCTATTTTCTGCAAATTACAAAACTAAGCAGTCAGTCAGATTAATGTGGCTCCCATATTGAAAACCAGAATTCTGTATCGTAGAACGAACAAAGATATGTATtgatatataattataaattacCAGACAAGTAGAATTAGGTATCTGGATAGAATGACCTAGCAATGATTTCTACTATCTAAAATGAATGTTAGTCCGAataaaacagtaaaaaaaaaagataaaaagcTGAACAGTATTCGTATAAAGTTCGATAACAGTGGATAAAACTCAGAAATAATGGCAATATTAGGTTGTCCTCATATACAGATTTGCATTGGAACAGGTCTGTAATTGGTATCATCACAATAGTAAATCCACCTACGCTGCTAAGCTTAATGAATTAACATACCTAAACAAAAGTTATCGTACAAACACTCTAACTCTGATGAAATTTTGTCTCTTGCATACAAGGAGTTGGTAAATCGagagtaaataaatagtcTATAAATTTATACAGTGTGACTGCTCGAAACTATTCACTTCGTTAGGCATCGTTATACCTCGGAATCTGCTTTCCATTACGGAGAGTGAAGTCGACAGTGTCTTATGGTAACAAAAGTCGCTACATCCATGGATTCTCTCCTTGCCAACACAAACTACTAATATTAAGCAAGTCGCCTTTGGGGTTTAAACTTGCAAGCAATTTCGAAAGGGTTGTTTCAGTTTTGTTAAGGGGCGTCGAATTAAGTATCCAACATGGCTACGACTGAACCTTCCGTCGAGCAACTAGAGACGAAGACTGCAAAGTTGAAGTTGGAAAACACGACGAAGCGTGACACTCTAATTGAGTTggagaaaaaatatcaacaaAAATGGCAAGAAGAAAAGGCATTTGAAGTCGATGCTCCTTTGGAAGATGTTCCGATCGATGAACTTCGTAAGAAATAtcctaaattttttggtaacATGCCTTATCCTTATATGAATGGTGCATTGCATCTTGGCCATGCCTTCACTTTGTCTAAGGTCGAGTTTACTACAGCTTTTGAACGCTTGAATGGAAAGCGAGTGTTGTTTCCCATGGGCTTTCACTGCACCGGTATGCCTATTTGCGCTAGTGCTGACCGTTTGTCACGTGAAATAGAGATGTTTGGACCCAGCTTTGACGTTCCtgaagaaaaggaagaagaggTAGAGGTCGAAGTTAAGACTCCTAATGCTCGCGAAGATGTCACTAAGCACAGCGGTAAAAAGAGTAAGGCTGCGGCTAAAACAGCTGCTGTAAAGTAccaatttcaaattatgGAATCTCTTGGTGTTCCCCGGACTGAAATTCACAAGTTTGCTGATGCAAAGTACTGGCTCTCATATTTCCCTCCCTTGTGCCAAAGAGATTGTACTGAATTTGGTCTCGGTATTGACTGGCGTCGTTCCTTTATCACTACTGATGTCAATCCTTACTATGACTCCTTTGTACGTTGGCAAGTAAATCATTTGCACGATTCTGGGAAAATTAAGTTTGGTGAGCGCTATACTGTTTATTCCATCAAGGACGGTCAACCCTGTATGGATCACGACCGTAAAAGTGGTGAAGGTGTTGGTCCTCAGGAGTACACTGGTATCAAAATGGAAGTTTTGGAGTTCCCCGAGGCTGCTCGTAAAGCTCTCCAATCCATTGATCTTTCCAATAAGAAGGTCTGTATGATTGCAGCAACGCTCCGTCCAGAAACCATGTATGGCCAAACAAATTGCTATGTTGGCCCCAACATCACCTATGGCATTTACGAAAGTAATGTTCCCAATGAGCTTTTCATTTGCACTCGTCGTGCTGCTAACAACATGGCATACCAAAAGCTTTCAAAGGAACGTGGTGTAGTCAGCGAACTTGGAACCATTAAGGGACAAGACCTTATTGGCGCCCTTGTTAATGCACCTCTGTCCGTGCACAAACAAGTTTATGTTTTACCTATGGAAACAGTTTTGGCTACTAAGGGTACTGGCGTGGTCACCTCTGTGCCTAGCGACTCTCCTGATGACTTTGCTACTTTAACTGAGCTTCGCAAAAAGGCTGAATTTTATCACTTGAATCCCGAGTGGATGAAGTACGAAGCTGTCCCTATTATTCGCACTCCTTCTTATGGTGACATGTGTGCTGAGTTTTTGTGCAAAAAACTTAAGATTCAAAGTCCTAAGGATGTTAAACAATTGGCTCAAGCTAAGGAGCTTGCTTATAAAGAGTGTTTCTACCAAGGTACGATGATTATCGGTAAATATTCCGGTGAGAAGGTCGAGACAGCCAAGCCCAAGGTTCGTAAGGAGTTGATTGATCAAGGCcttgcttttgtttataatgAACCCGAAGGACAAGTTATTAGTCGCAGTGGTGATGATTGTATTGTTGCCTTGTGCGACCAATGGTTTTTGGATTATGGCGAGGCTTCTTGGAAGGCCGTAACCGAGAAGGCATTGGATCGTTTGAACACTTTCTCACCCGAGGTCCGTAAtggttttttgaaaacctTGGATTGGCTTAGCCAATGGGCTTGTGCTCGTTCTTATGGTTTAGGTACTCGCTTGCCATGGGATCCTCAGTTCCTTGTTGAAAGTTTGACCGACTCGACCATCTACATGGCCTATTATACAATTTGCCATCTTTTGCATAGCGATGTATATGGTAAGGTACCGGGTGCTTTGAACATTAAGCCTGAGCAAATGACTCCTGAAGTATGGGATCATGTTTTCCGCCAAGCACCAAAGCCTAAAAACACCAGCATATCCGATGAAGCATTGGCTCGTCTTTGCCGTGAGTTCCAATACTTTTATCCTTTTGATATTCGTGCTTCCGGTAAAGATTTGGTTCCTAATCATCTTACCTTCTGTTTGTACACCCATACCGCCATTTTTGATGAGAAGTATTGGCCCAAAGGTATACGCGCCAATGGCCATCTTCTCATGAATGGTGAAAAGATGTCTAAATCCACTGGTAACTTTATGACTCTTCATGAGGCCACCAAGAAATTCGGTGCAGACGCAACTCGTTTAGCTCTTGCTGATGCTGGTGATACTGTTGATGATGCAAACTTTGAAGAGGCTTTGGCCAATTCTGCTATTCTTCGTCTGTATACCCAGGAAGCCTGGTGTAAGGAGATGATGGAAAACCTTGACAATTTACGCACAGGCCCTTACAACTTCCATgataaagtttttgaaaacgaGATCAATCAACTCATCGAATCATCTAGAGAAGCTTTTTCTGCTACTCTTTTCAAGGCTGCCTTGAAGAGTTGCTTTTACGATCTTCAAAATGCTCGTGATTGGTATCGTGAGGTAACCGCTGATCGTAAAATGCATCGCGATCTTGTTTGTCGTTGGATAGAAACTCAAGTGCTTCTGCTGGCTACATTTGCACCTCACTGGTCAGAACACATCTGGCTTACAACTCTCAAGAAACCTCAGAGTATCCATGTTTCTGGTCGTTTCCCCCAAGTTTCCAGCCCTGTAAACACGGCTTTATCTAACTCCTTGTTATACATCCGTACACTGAGCCGTGTAATTCGTGAAGCCGAGGCAGCTCAACTCAAGCGTCAAAAGAAAGGTAAAGGTATGCTTTTCGATCCCTCCAAGCCTAAGCGTCTTACTGTGTTCGTCGCTGAAAAGTTCCCCGAGTGGCAAGCTCAGTACGTTgctcttcttcaaaaatactATAATGAGTCTGAGAATAAGTTTGATGATAAAGCAATCATTTCTAGTGTtgataaaaaggaaatgaaGCGCGCAATGCCCTTCATTCAGCAATTCAAACAATCTGTCATTAACCGTGGAGAGCATGTGTCAGCCAATTCCATATTTAGTCGTGAACTCGGATTCAATGAGCTTGAAGTTTTGCGTGAGGTTAAGCCTTACCTTGTTCGAAACGTTGGTATTCAAGAGCTTCGCATTGtccttcttcaaaaaccTGCAGATAAATCTTCAGCTGCTATTGGTTTGGTTGAAAGTGGATCGGATGCCGGTGCTACTGTAGAGATTGCACctaattttgcaaatacCGTACCCGGTCAGCCtacatttttgtttgaaaatgtCTCTGcttaaaacattttgtaAGCACCATAAAAATAGTTACAGAAATCCTTTAAAGCAGGAGGAATGCGTTGTGCAAtatgtaaaataatatcattttcatcTGCTATATagtttgcaattttttttaaataatagaTTTTTAGAGCGTTAACCAGACTATATATTTCTCTTGCAATATTCGGTCTTATCATTCATTTAATGTGAAAACGTATTGTTAcagtattttttattacatttgttttccaatttcattttatgtTCCTTCGCTTGACGAAAATTATCAATCGCTTCCTGATTATTTTCATCGAATTCTagtaaagcaaaattttgaaatatttcgAATCTCTTGTTGAATGCAGAATTAGACCACTATCCTGCCATTCAATACTCTCGTAACGGAATCGTCAAGCGCGGTGACATTTTTATAGTCCCTTTGGTTTAAATGCGTATACAAATTATACTAAGCTTTAACAGAGGCGATCTGTTAATGATTATAATAGCAAGAAAGTGATATATAAAGATCATAATAAGGAGAAGGAAAAACCAATATTCCTACTaagagaaaacaaaatagcGAAAGATATAAAATACTTCCCTAAAACGTACGAAATTTGTGTGCGACTGACCCTTTTAACCAGAAGCCAATTGCATCTTGAAGTCGTTCTTTCAACTTGACAGTCTCAAGAGGACTAAATTTAGTAATACCATACCCATGAAGATATTGAATACACTGTTCCTTTATCAAATTATCAATGTCTTCAAGGCTTGCAAGGGTGGGAGTTCATAGTCTCTAGGTTCATCTCCGTTAAGGAATGGTACTGGAACAGCCGAACAATTCATATCT
This portion of the Schizosaccharomyces pombe strain 972h- genome assembly, chromosome: I genome encodes:
- the lrs1 gene encoding leucine--tRNA (Leu) ligase Lrs1 codes for the protein MATTEPSVEQLETKTAKLKLENTTKRDTLIELEKKYQQKWQEEKAFEVDAPLEDVPIDELRKKYPKFFGNMPYPYMNGALHLGHAFTLSKVEFTTAFERLNGKRVLFPMGFHCTGMPICASADRLSREIEMFGPSFDVPEEKEEEVEVEVKTPNAREDVTKHSGKKSKAAAKTAAVKYQFQIMESLGVPRTEIHKFADAKYWLSYFPPLCQRDCTEFGLGIDWRRSFITTDVNPYYDSFVRWQVNHLHDSGKIKFGERYTVYSIKDGQPCMDHDRKSGEGVGPQEYTGIKMEVLEFPEAARKALQSIDLSNKKVCMIAATLRPETMYGQTNCYVGPNITYGIYESNVPNELFICTRRAANNMAYQKLSKERGVVSELGTIKGQDLIGALVNAPLSVHKQVYVLPMETVLATKGTGVVTSVPSDSPDDFATLTELRKKAEFYHLNPEWMKYEAVPIIRTPSYGDMCAEFLCKKLKIQSPKDVKQLAQAKELAYKECFYQGTMIIGKYSGEKVETAKPKVRKELIDQGLAFVYNEPEGQVISRSGDDCIVALCDQWFLDYGEASWKAVTEKALDRLNTFSPEVRNGFLKTLDWLSQWACARSYGLGTRLPWDPQFLVESLTDSTIYMAYYTICHLLHSDVYGKVPGALNIKPEQMTPEVWDHVFRQAPKPKNTSISDEALARLCREFQYFYPFDIRASGKDLVPNHLTFCLYTHTAIFDEKYWPKGIRANGHLLMNGEKMSKSTGNFMTLHEATKKFGADATRLALADAGDTVDDANFEEALANSAILRLYTQEAWCKEMMENLDNLRTGPYNFHDKVFENEINQLIESSREAFSATLFKAALKSCFYDLQNARDWYREVTADRKMHRDLVCRWIETQVLLLATFAPHWSEHIWLTTLKKPQSIHVSGRFPQVSSPVNTALSNSLLYIRTLSRVIREAEAAQLKRQKKGKGMLFDPSKPKRLTVFVAEKFPEWQAQYVALLQKYYNESENKFDDKAIISSVDKKEMKRAMPFIQQFKQSVINRGEHVSANSIFSRELGFNELEVLREVKPYLVRNVGIQELRIVLLQKPADKSSAAIGLVESGSDAGATVEIAPNFANTVPGQPTFLFENVSA
- a CDS encoding translation elongation factor EF-1 gamma subunit, with translation MSVGTVYGKIGSPRVLFCVSVAAVAGVEVEHVDVQPHNFPADLAAKFPLQKMPVFVGKDGFPLSETLAIAFYLASLNKTRALNGTTAEEKAKVLQYCSFTNSELPGAFRPIIAPRVFGAPYDEQAAKEAETAIALIFARFDEELASKTYLVGSRLTLADIFFTCFLKFGATYVLTKSYLAKYTHIYRYYQTIYHQAKLDAITEPLKFIDQPLPIIKAENKEAAPAKKAEKKKDEKKKNAPKPQAEAPAKPPKHPLASAPNGSFDIEEYKRVYSNQDTRSGALPWFFEHFDPENYSVWKVDYSYPEDLKQPVFMTNNLIGGFFQRLEASRKYIFGCCVVIGENGDNTITGAFVIKGHDYVPAFDVAPDWGSYTFTKLDINKPEDKAFIEDAWAWDKPIEGREVADGKVCK
- the aif1 gene encoding flavoprotein encodes the protein MSSSSGLKQQGLAQKKKFQLEFDPSSVSKNGTKTEAKVVGTEFGVLLVRARNTYFATAGKCSHYGAPLAKGVVTSDGHIVCPWHGACFNAATGDVEDTPAIAALRTFPVTEEGDGSLWIEVEDKNDNGASVLQPEGCWRNKATEVYNKGSVETEVTAPHVCIIGGGKGASVAAEYLREKNFKGKITIFTREDEVPYDRPKLSKSLLHDISKLALRSKEYYDDLDISFHFNTDVTKIDLAEKKIYCGSDEKPTESYTKLILATGGEPNKLPIPGLDSKNVYLLRSIADASKLAAVTTEAGDKKNIVIIGSSFIGLELAVVLKDHNVSVIGMESIPFEKVMGKEVGTALKALHEQNGIAFYLENSIKEVKTSSNDSSKAEHIVLKDGQSIPADVVILAAGVKPNLRYLGNAVSLEKDGGVKVDEHCRVLGAEDVYAVGDIAHAPFAGLPSSGEKSHTRIEHWDVAGNLGRVAADHILFGNKAGYTTKSFTPYFWSAQGKQLRYCGNNAAEGFDDVVIQGSLSDYKFACFFTKGEKVVGVCSIMKDPVVSQCARLFIKDAMPSKSQLKENFDVLSIPL